One Acutalibacter muris DNA window includes the following coding sequences:
- a CDS encoding energy-coupling factor transporter transmembrane component T family protein translates to MLSDITLGQYFPAKSVMHRADPRLKICLTIFSIVLIFSAGNFFSLALAVGYIVLGMALSKIPLKLYLKSLKPILFIIVFTAVLNIFYGTGDPLWQWGFIKITKNGLLNSLFVSIRIITLILASSVLTFTTSPTQLTDAIERLLRPLARIGVPVHEFAMVMTIALRFVPLLLEETDKIMSAQKARGADMESGGVVQRIRALVPVLIPLFVSAFRRAFDLATAMESRCYNGGEGRTKMKQLHFGSVDWLVLMSAALVLGAFLALNIVLPPSIVR, encoded by the coding sequence ATGCTGTCTGACATCACCCTGGGCCAATACTTCCCAGCAAAGTCCGTCATGCACCGGGCGGACCCCAGGCTTAAGATATGCCTTACCATATTCTCCATCGTACTGATATTCTCGGCGGGCAACTTCTTCTCCCTGGCGCTGGCCGTGGGATATATAGTCCTGGGCATGGCGCTGTCTAAAATACCCTTAAAGCTGTACCTTAAAAGCTTAAAGCCAATACTCTTTATAATAGTATTTACCGCCGTGTTAAATATCTTCTACGGCACAGGCGACCCTCTGTGGCAGTGGGGCTTTATAAAGATAACCAAGAACGGCTTGCTCAACAGCCTGTTTGTTTCCATACGCATCATAACCCTTATACTGGCAAGCTCCGTTCTGACCTTCACCACCTCGCCCACCCAGCTTACGGACGCCATAGAGCGGCTCTTGCGGCCCCTTGCCAGAATAGGCGTCCCGGTGCATGAGTTCGCCATGGTGATGACCATAGCCCTCAGGTTTGTGCCCCTTCTCTTAGAGGAGACCGACAAGATAATGAGCGCCCAGAAGGCTCGGGGCGCGGACATGGAGAGCGGCGGGGTTGTGCAGCGGATAAGGGCGCTGGTGCCGGTCTTGATTCCTCTGTTCGTGTCGGCGTTCAGAAGGGCCTTCGACCTGGCTACGGCCATGGAGAGCCGCTGCTATAACGGCGGCGAGGGGCGTACCAAGATGAAGCAGCTGCACTTCGGCTCTGTGGACTGGTTGGTGCTTATGAGTGCGGCGCTGGTGCTGGGAGCGTTTTTGGCGCTGAATATTGTGCTGCCGCCCAGCATTGTGAGATAG
- a CDS encoding energy-coupling factor transporter ATPase, translated as MPIIETKNLTYIYGQGTPFEKVAVEDVSISIEKGEFVGVIGHTGSGKSTLIQTLNGLIRPTSGQVLLDGKDIWAEPKKIRSVRFRVGMVFQYPEYQLFEETVLKDIMFGPKNMGLSDDEARARAYEAARFTDLKEELLEKSPFELSGGEKRRAAIAGVIAMDPEVLILDEPTAGLDPRGRDVLLSQIGQYHRERGNTVLLVSHSMEDIGRTADRLLVMSGGHKQYLAPTREVFSHGEELEKMGLRVPQITKIMQELIKLGVPADPATLTVEGAVKQLIPYFKKRGDEENAV; from the coding sequence ATGCCAATCATAGAAACCAAAAACTTAACCTATATCTACGGCCAGGGCACCCCCTTCGAGAAGGTGGCCGTCGAGGACGTGTCCATCTCCATAGAGAAGGGGGAGTTCGTGGGGGTCATCGGCCACACGGGCAGCGGCAAGTCCACCCTTATCCAGACCCTCAACGGCCTGATACGCCCCACCTCGGGCCAGGTGCTTCTGGACGGCAAAGATATTTGGGCAGAGCCCAAGAAGATACGCTCGGTACGCTTTCGGGTGGGGATGGTGTTCCAGTACCCGGAGTACCAGCTCTTTGAGGAGACAGTCTTGAAGGACATCATGTTCGGGCCGAAGAATATGGGACTTTCAGATGATGAAGCAAGGGCCCGGGCCTATGAGGCGGCGCGCTTTACAGACCTTAAAGAGGAGCTTTTAGAGAAATCCCCCTTCGAGCTCTCCGGCGGGGAGAAGCGCCGGGCGGCCATCGCCGGGGTCATCGCCATGGACCCGGAGGTGCTGATACTGGACGAGCCCACGGCGGGGCTGGACCCCCGGGGCCGGGACGTGCTGCTGTCGCAGATAGGCCAGTACCACCGGGAGCGGGGGAACACGGTGCTTTTAGTGTCCCACAGCATGGAGGACATTGGCCGCACAGCGGACCGTCTCTTAGTCATGAGCGGCGGACATAAGCAGTACCTGGCCCCTACCAGGGAGGTCTTCTCCCACGGGGAGGAGTTGGAGAAGATGGGGCTCAGAGTACCCCAGATAACCAAGATAATGCAGGAGCTAATAAAGCTTGGCGTGCCCGCCGATCCCGCTACCCTTACGGTGGAGGGGGCCGTGAAGCAGCTGATACCGTACTTTAAAAAGAGGGGGGACGAGGAAAATGCTGTCTGA
- a CDS encoding NAD-dependent epimerase/dehydratase family protein → MKILVTGGTVFVSRYMAEYYSGKGHEVYVLNRNTRPQPPNTTLIQADRHDLENILRPYSFDLVIDTAYTARNVNTLLDALGSVSDYILISSSAVYPETAPQPFAEESPTGPNRYWGKYGTDKIEAETALLKRVPGAYVLRPPYLYGPMNNVYREAFVFDCASLGRKFYLPGDGSQRLQFFHIRDLCRFVEVLLLKRPGRHIFNVGNRDAVSVREWAELCYRVLGKEPEFVNVRGDVEQRNYFCFYDYEYMLDVTEQYVLMDSVTDPEEGLREAWEWYRKKGDKVNRKQYFEYIDRNLPEILEDNKCQS, encoded by the coding sequence ATGAAAATACTTGTCACCGGCGGCACGGTATTTGTAAGCCGGTATATGGCGGAATACTACTCGGGAAAGGGCCACGAGGTGTACGTCCTCAACAGGAATACCCGGCCCCAGCCGCCAAATACCACACTGATACAGGCCGACCGTCACGATTTGGAGAATATCCTGCGCCCATATAGTTTCGACCTGGTGATAGATACCGCCTATACCGCCAGGAACGTGAACACGCTCCTGGACGCACTGGGCAGCGTTAGTGACTATATACTCATAAGCTCCAGCGCGGTGTACCCTGAGACCGCGCCCCAGCCCTTCGCTGAGGAGAGCCCAACAGGTCCCAACAGATACTGGGGGAAATACGGCACAGACAAGATAGAGGCCGAGACGGCGCTTTTAAAGCGGGTTCCGGGGGCGTATGTCCTGCGCCCGCCGTACCTCTACGGGCCCATGAACAACGTGTATAGGGAGGCCTTTGTCTTTGATTGCGCGAGCCTTGGCAGGAAGTTCTATCTGCCGGGGGACGGCTCCCAACGCTTGCAGTTTTTCCATATCCGGGACCTATGCCGGTTTGTGGAGGTGCTTCTTCTGAAGCGGCCCGGGCGGCATATCTTCAACGTGGGCAACAGGGACGCGGTTTCGGTAAGGGAGTGGGCGGAGCTCTGCTATAGGGTTCTGGGGAAAGAGCCGGAGTTTGTGAACGTGCGCGGAGACGTTGAGCAGAGGAACTATTTTTGCTTCTATGATTATGAGTATATGCTGGACGTGACGGAGCAGTACGTATTGATGGACAGTGTGACGGATCCGGAGGAGGGCCTTAGGGAGGCCTGGGAGTGGTACAGAAAGAAGGGGGATAAGGTGAACAGGAAGCAGTATTTTGAGTATATCGACAGGAATCTCCCGGAGATATTGGAGGACAATAAATGCCAATCATAG
- a CDS encoding aminoglycoside 6-adenylyltransferase produces the protein MRTPEEILKLILDTARGDDNIRSVLMVGSRADPDCPADIYQDFDICYFVRDVGPYWDNMDWIESRFGRPGIVQKPESMNLMPPEGDGSFVYLMIFPDGNRIDLQVTADPYVDDGEPAVLLLDKDGDFPEISVKKDFWYVKRPSQKLFSDCCNEFHWCLNNVAKAAAREELSLAMEQLNHYVRDMLILMLGWYIGAEHGFKASIGKNGKYFKKLLPGEMYESFARTYSDADYGHIWAAAFEMLELFGTAARSVAGELGFVYDEGEERGIRTYMEQVRSGGLERGKAEG, from the coding sequence ATGAGAACGCCAGAGGAGATACTGAAACTCATACTGGACACAGCCAGAGGGGACGACAATATCCGCAGTGTGCTGATGGTGGGCTCGAGAGCGGACCCGGACTGTCCGGCGGACATATACCAGGACTTTGATATCTGCTATTTTGTCCGGGACGTGGGGCCGTACTGGGACAATATGGATTGGATAGAGAGCAGGTTCGGGCGGCCCGGCATAGTGCAAAAGCCGGAGAGCATGAACCTCATGCCCCCGGAGGGGGACGGAAGCTTCGTCTACCTGATGATATTCCCGGACGGAAACAGGATAGACCTGCAAGTGACGGCGGACCCCTATGTGGACGACGGGGAACCGGCAGTGCTGCTGCTGGATAAGGACGGGGATTTCCCGGAGATATCCGTTAAAAAGGACTTCTGGTATGTGAAAAGGCCCAGTCAGAAGCTGTTCTCAGACTGCTGCAACGAGTTCCACTGGTGTCTGAATAACGTGGCCAAGGCCGCCGCCAGGGAGGAGCTGTCCCTTGCCATGGAGCAGCTGAACCATTATGTGCGGGACATGCTTATACTCATGCTGGGCTGGTATATAGGTGCGGAGCACGGGTTTAAGGCGTCTATCGGGAAGAACGGCAAATACTTTAAAAAGCTGCTGCCCGGGGAGATGTACGAGAGCTTTGCGCGGACCTATTCCGACGCGGACTACGGCCATATTTGGGCAGCGGCCTTTGAGATGCTGGAGCTGTTCGGCACTGCCGCCAGGAGCGTTGCGGGGGAGCTGGGCTTTGTCTATGACGAAGGCGAAGAGCGGGGCATAAGGACGTACATGGAGCAGGTCCGCTCTGGCGGGCTGGAGAGGGGAAAGGCTGAAGGATGA
- a CDS encoding MmcQ/YjbR family DNA-binding protein yields MCRGRTGCNESVEKVLTMTRAELERYIAGTYNTDPDYPWEDSPDAAVFRHANNRRWFALVMRVKRDRLGLSGQGEIDIVNLKCDQLMLGSMLMEPGFFPAYHMSKTHWISAVLDGSAEEEKIRFLLDLSFEMTERRGRRHK; encoded by the coding sequence ATGTGCCGGGGGAGAACCGGCTGTAATGAAAGCGTGGAGAAGGTGCTTACCATGACAAGAGCGGAGCTTGAGAGGTACATAGCCGGGACCTACAACACCGACCCCGACTACCCCTGGGAGGACAGCCCGGACGCGGCGGTGTTCCGGCACGCAAATAACAGGAGGTGGTTTGCCCTGGTTATGCGGGTGAAAAGGGACCGGCTGGGGCTTTCGGGTCAGGGGGAAATTGATATTGTGAACCTGAAATGCGACCAGCTTATGCTGGGGTCGATGCTTATGGAGCCGGGATTTTTCCCGGCGTACCATATGAGCAAGACCCACTGGATATCCGCAGTTCTGGACGGCAGCGCGGAGGAGGAGAAGATACGGTTTCTGCTGGATTTAAGTTTTGAGATGACAGAGCGGAGGGGGAGAAGGCACAAATGA
- a CDS encoding energy-coupling factor transporter ATPase, with product MSFIEAQAVRFCYDTEETGKLEVLHGIDLSIEEGEFVALLGHNGCGKSTMAKLFNGMLLPTGGRLLVDGIDTLDESRVLDVRRRVGLVLQNPDNQLVAGVVEEDVAFGPENLGVPPEEIRKRVDEALKAVDMYHYRTHAPHKLSGGQKQRVAIAGVIAMETRCIVLDEPTAMLDPRGRAEVMDTIKKLNREKGITIVLITHYMDEAVQAGRVVVMDSGSILMDGRPREVFAQVERLKRHALDVPQATELCYRLKAAGVDLGGAPLSVEECVELFKNKQKTH from the coding sequence ATGTCATTCATTGAAGCCCAGGCCGTGCGCTTTTGCTACGACACCGAGGAGACCGGGAAGCTGGAGGTGCTCCACGGCATAGACCTCTCTATTGAGGAGGGGGAGTTTGTGGCCCTTTTGGGCCATAACGGCTGCGGCAAGTCCACCATGGCAAAGCTGTTTAACGGTATGCTCCTGCCTACAGGGGGGCGGCTGCTGGTGGACGGCATAGACACTCTGGACGAGTCGAGGGTCCTGGACGTGCGCCGCAGGGTGGGACTGGTTCTACAGAACCCCGACAACCAGCTTGTAGCGGGCGTGGTGGAGGAGGACGTGGCCTTCGGCCCGGAGAATCTGGGGGTGCCGCCCGAGGAGATACGAAAAAGGGTGGACGAGGCCCTGAAGGCCGTGGATATGTACCACTACCGCACCCACGCCCCACATAAGCTCTCCGGCGGCCAGAAGCAGCGGGTGGCCATAGCCGGAGTCATCGCCATGGAGACCAGGTGCATCGTCCTGGACGAGCCCACCGCCATGCTGGACCCTCGGGGCCGGGCCGAGGTAATGGACACCATAAAGAAGCTCAACCGGGAAAAGGGCATAACCATAGTGCTCATAACCCACTACATGGACGAAGCTGTGCAGGCCGGACGTGTGGTGGTGATGGACAGCGGCTCCATACTGATGGACGGCAGGCCCCGGGAGGTCTTCGCCCAGGTGGAGCGGCTCAAGCGCCACGCCCTGGACGTGCCCCAGGCCACGGAGCTGTGCTACAGATTAAAAGCGGCGGGGGTCGACTTGGGAGGCGCGCCGCTGTCCGTTGAGGAGTGTGTGGAGCTGTTTAAAAATAAACAGAAAACACATTGA
- a CDS encoding class I SAM-dependent methyltransferase has translation MRTADWQDYELIDASSGERLERWGDILLIRPDPQIIWDSEKKDPRWHNAHARYHRSNKGGGHWELYKKMPDVWPISRKGLTFRLKPMGFKHTGLFPEQAVNWDYVSEIIGKAGRPVKVLNLFGYTGAATLACLKAGASVTHVDASKGMVQWAKENAAVSGLAERPVRWLVDDCVKFVQREQRRGNRYDGIIMDPPSYGRGPGGEVWKLEEQMDGLLRLCLTVMEPLFLVLNSYTTGLSPSVMEYLLNVLMVPKLGGTVSAGEIGLTVTSTGMVLPCGNTAIWRGEGLC, from the coding sequence ATGAGAACAGCAGACTGGCAGGACTACGAACTGATAGACGCCTCCTCCGGCGAGAGGTTAGAGCGCTGGGGGGACATACTGCTCATACGCCCGGACCCGCAGATTATCTGGGACAGCGAAAAGAAGGACCCGCGCTGGCATAACGCCCACGCCCGCTATCACCGTTCCAACAAAGGCGGCGGGCACTGGGAGCTCTATAAGAAAATGCCCGACGTGTGGCCCATAAGCCGCAAGGGGCTTACCTTCCGCCTAAAGCCCATGGGCTTCAAGCATACCGGGCTGTTCCCGGAGCAGGCGGTAAACTGGGACTATGTGTCTGAAATAATAGGGAAAGCGGGCCGCCCGGTGAAGGTGCTGAACCTCTTCGGCTATACCGGCGCGGCCACCTTGGCCTGCCTTAAAGCAGGGGCCTCGGTGACCCATGTGGACGCGTCGAAGGGCATGGTGCAGTGGGCCAAGGAGAACGCCGCCGTTTCGGGGCTCGCGGAGAGGCCGGTGCGCTGGCTTGTGGATGACTGCGTGAAGTTTGTGCAGCGGGAGCAGCGCCGGGGAAACAGATACGACGGCATTATAATGGACCCGCCCTCCTATGGCCGGGGGCCCGGGGGCGAGGTTTGGAAGCTGGAGGAGCAGATGGACGGTTTACTCAGGCTCTGCCTTACAGTGATGGAGCCCCTGTTCCTGGTGCTGAACTCCTACACCACGGGCCTGTCTCCGTCGGTGATGGAGTACCTTTTAAACGTGCTCATGGTCCCGAAGCTGGGCGGAACTGTTTCAGCCGGCGAGATAGGCCTGACGGTGACAAGCACCGGCATGGTGCTGCCCTGCGGGAATACGGCCATATGGCGGGGGGAAGGCCTATGCTGA
- a CDS encoding class I SAM-dependent methyltransferase: MEKGYSEKISRRLWNLPDKGELESRREETFIDDIVQKDHLERRVLSAIAGGDIRTAFDGGAGSGRFSILLARHGVKVTHFDISSPMIARAKELAEEAGALKNMEFVEGALEDLSAYGDRQFDLVLSFDAPVSYTYPNQERVIGELARICKKKLLLSVSSRLGFLPYLSNPIQKSQFVLDDNTADPFARWCLDHRDEMAEGFHFDIEAARRLMKEGLMGGEEEIAEYERGGAPWCITYGFMPEELRGILERLGLREVEMAGPGAFARTVPHEILQRIMADPKEKRDFLDFCYEYDQNPYVLGMGKDNLFARAER; this comes from the coding sequence ATGGAGAAAGGCTATAGTGAAAAGATTTCCCGCAGGCTCTGGAACCTGCCCGACAAGGGGGAGCTGGAGAGCCGCCGGGAGGAGACGTTTATAGATGATATCGTACAGAAGGACCACCTGGAGCGTCGGGTGCTCTCGGCCATAGCGGGCGGGGATATCAGGACCGCCTTCGACGGCGGGGCGGGGAGCGGGCGCTTCTCCATCCTGCTGGCCAGACACGGCGTGAAGGTGACCCACTTTGATATCTCCTCGCCCATGATAGCCCGGGCGAAGGAGCTGGCAGAAGAGGCCGGGGCGCTGAAAAACATGGAGTTTGTGGAGGGGGCCCTTGAGGACCTCTCGGCCTATGGCGACAGGCAGTTCGACCTGGTGCTGTCCTTCGACGCGCCGGTATCGTACACCTATCCGAACCAGGAGCGGGTCATAGGGGAGCTGGCGCGGATATGCAAAAAGAAGCTCCTGCTGAGTGTGTCGTCACGGCTGGGGTTCCTGCCCTATCTCAGCAATCCTATCCAGAAAAGCCAGTTTGTGCTGGACGACAACACCGCCGACCCCTTCGCCCGCTGGTGCCTGGACCACAGGGACGAGATGGCAGAGGGCTTTCACTTTGATATCGAAGCCGCCAGAAGGCTCATGAAGGAGGGCCTTATGGGCGGCGAGGAGGAGATAGCTGAATATGAGCGGGGCGGCGCGCCCTGGTGCATCACCTACGGCTTTATGCCCGAGGAGCTGCGGGGTATTTTAGAACGCCTGGGCCTTCGGGAGGTAGAGATGGCCGGGCCCGGGGCCTTCGCCCGGACAGTGCCCCACGAGATACTGCAAAGAATAATGGCCGACCCGAAGGAGAAGCGGGACTTTCTGGACTTCTGCTATGAGTACGACCAGAACCCCTACGTGCTGGGCATGGGCAAGGACAATCTGTTCGCCCGGGCGGAAAGGTAA
- the glmM gene encoding phosphoglucosamine mutase, giving the protein MGRLFGTDGIRGIANKDLTCELATQLGRAAAQVLTNKSNLHPRVLIGKDTRLSSDMLENAMAAGLCSIGASVLTLGVVPTPAVAYLVEKYKADAGIMISASHNSFEYNGIKIFSGDGFKLPDDLEERIEDIILGKTDISGQLPQDEGLGTVTRAEGAVRDYIEHVKSTVHFALDGMKIAIDSANGSASATAEALFTELGAQVTMLNDKPDGINVNDNCGSTHMEGLIEYVKTHDLDAGVAFDGDADRCLMVDEKGNFVDGDFIMAICALDMKSRGKLNKNTVVGTIMTNLGFQKFCEDNGMRFEATKVGDRYVLEQMRLESYSFGGEQSGHVIFRDFATTGDGQLTACQLLSLLRRREAKLSSLATVMQRYPQTMVNISVTPEGKLAFYTDQRVRAAIEQVSETLGSDGRIIVRPSGTEPLLRVMVEGRDEQQIEELAESVAKVIREELC; this is encoded by the coding sequence ATGGGCAGACTTTTCGGAACGGACGGCATACGCGGCATAGCAAACAAGGACCTGACCTGCGAGCTGGCCACCCAGCTGGGCCGGGCGGCGGCACAGGTGCTGACAAATAAATCGAACCTGCACCCCCGGGTGCTTATCGGCAAGGACACGCGCCTGTCCTCCGATATGCTGGAGAACGCCATGGCTGCGGGGCTTTGCAGCATCGGGGCAAGCGTTCTGACCCTGGGGGTTGTGCCGACTCCGGCCGTGGCGTACCTGGTGGAGAAGTACAAGGCCGACGCGGGCATTATGATATCGGCCTCCCATAACTCCTTTGAGTATAACGGCATCAAGATATTCTCCGGCGACGGCTTTAAGCTGCCGGACGATTTGGAGGAGCGCATAGAGGACATCATCTTAGGGAAAACCGACATCTCCGGCCAGCTTCCCCAGGACGAGGGCCTGGGCACCGTCACCCGGGCGGAGGGGGCCGTGCGGGACTATATCGAGCATGTGAAGTCCACGGTGCACTTCGCCCTGGACGGCATGAAAATTGCCATAGACAGCGCCAACGGCTCCGCCAGCGCCACGGCCGAGGCCCTGTTTACAGAGCTTGGGGCCCAGGTCACCATGCTCAACGACAAGCCCGACGGCATAAACGTAAACGACAACTGCGGCTCCACCCATATGGAGGGGCTCATAGAGTATGTGAAGACCCACGACCTGGACGCGGGCGTGGCCTTCGACGGGGACGCGGACCGCTGCCTGATGGTGGACGAGAAGGGCAACTTTGTGGACGGCGACTTCATTATGGCCATCTGCGCCCTGGACATGAAGAGCCGGGGCAAGCTCAATAAGAACACCGTTGTGGGCACAATAATGACAAATCTGGGCTTCCAGAAGTTCTGCGAGGACAACGGTATGCGCTTCGAGGCCACCAAGGTGGGCGACAGATACGTGCTGGAGCAGATGCGCCTTGAGAGCTACAGCTTCGGCGGCGAGCAGAGCGGCCACGTGATATTCCGGGATTTCGCCACCACCGGCGACGGCCAGCTTACCGCCTGCCAGCTTTTGAGCCTTTTACGGCGGCGAGAAGCAAAGCTGTCGTCCCTTGCCACGGTCATGCAGCGCTATCCGCAGACCATGGTGAACATCAGCGTCACCCCCGAGGGGAAGCTGGCCTTCTACACTGATCAGCGGGTGCGGGCGGCTATAGAGCAGGTAAGCGAAACGCTGGGCTCTGACGGCCGGATAATTGTGCGCCCCAGCGGCACCGAGCCCCTGCTGCGCGTGATGGTGGAGGGCCGTGATGAACAGCAGATAGAGGAGCTGGCTGAGAGCGTGGCGAAGGTGATACGCGAGGAGCTGTGCTGA
- the ruvB gene encoding Holliday junction branch migration DNA helicase RuvB translates to MIEKSGGNNSAQQYGIDWDAQDNDLDLEDRLTDTGYIPGDGETENPLRPRTFSEYIGQDKVKENLKIYIEAAKSRKESLDHVLLYGPPGLGKTTLAGIVANELGVDLRITSGPAVEKPGDLAALLTNLSPGDVLFIDEVHRLPRTVEEILYPAMEDFALDIITGKGQMAASYHLPLPKFTLVGATTRAGQLSAPLRDRFGVVLRLELYNPRELGLIVQRSAKILNCEIDADAALELASRSRGTPRIVNRLLKRVRDFAEVMSGGVITLNTAQVALDRMEIDELGLDQSDRNMLTAIIKNYGGGPVGLETLAAATGEEAVTLLDVNEPYLMQIGFLTRTPRGRCVTPAACAHLGLPVPSRLRDDTEGLQLKLE, encoded by the coding sequence ATGATAGAGAAAAGCGGCGGGAATAATAGCGCCCAGCAGTACGGCATTGACTGGGACGCTCAGGATAACGATTTAGACTTAGAGGACCGCCTGACCGACACCGGCTACATCCCCGGGGACGGCGAGACGGAGAACCCCCTGCGCCCCAGGACCTTCTCGGAGTACATCGGCCAGGACAAGGTGAAGGAGAACCTTAAAATATACATTGAAGCGGCAAAGTCTCGGAAGGAGAGCCTGGACCATGTGCTGCTCTACGGCCCGCCGGGGCTTGGCAAGACCACCCTTGCGGGTATCGTCGCCAACGAGCTGGGGGTGGACCTGCGCATAACCAGCGGCCCCGCTGTAGAGAAGCCCGGGGATTTAGCCGCGCTTTTAACGAACCTGTCCCCCGGGGACGTGCTGTTCATCGACGAGGTGCACCGGCTCCCAAGGACGGTGGAGGAGATACTGTATCCCGCCATGGAGGACTTCGCCCTGGACATAATCACAGGCAAGGGACAGATGGCCGCGTCGTACCACCTGCCGCTGCCAAAGTTCACTTTAGTAGGGGCCACCACCAGAGCGGGCCAGCTCTCTGCGCCCCTTCGGGACCGTTTCGGGGTGGTATTGAGGCTTGAGCTCTATAACCCCCGGGAGCTGGGGCTCATCGTCCAGCGCAGCGCAAAGATACTTAACTGCGAGATAGACGCGGACGCGGCTTTGGAGCTTGCCTCCCGCTCGCGGGGCACGCCCAGAATAGTGAACCGCCTTTTAAAGCGGGTGCGGGACTTTGCCGAGGTCATGAGCGGCGGGGTGATAACCCTCAACACCGCCCAGGTGGCCCTGGACCGTATGGAGATAGACGAGTTAGGGCTCGACCAGAGCGACCGCAATATGCTGACGGCCATCATCAAAAACTACGGCGGCGGGCCGGTGGGGCTTGAGACCCTGGCGGCGGCCACCGGTGAGGAGGCCGTGACCCTGCTGGACGTGAACGAGCCCTATCTTATGCAGATAGGCTTTCTCACCCGAACCCCCCGGGGACGCTGCGTTACCCCCGCCGCCTGCGCCCATTTGGGCCTGCCGGTGCCCTCAAGGCTTAGGGATGATACGGAGGGGTTACAGCTTAAATTGGAGTGA
- a CDS encoding cupin domain-containing protein, with product MEFMTPEGHTNFHAKILFDCKEAGRAGKIQWGALAYIDKDGGGPKGNHTHESAHIFIVTEGRVRVMLGETAHTVNKDESFYVPGMVPHSIWNDGGETAKVIKLNVLPE from the coding sequence ATGGAATTTATGACCCCCGAAGGCCACACCAACTTTCACGCAAAGATACTTTTCGACTGTAAAGAGGCGGGCCGCGCCGGTAAAATACAGTGGGGGGCCCTGGCCTATATAGACAAGGACGGCGGCGGGCCCAAGGGCAACCACACCCACGAGAGCGCGCATATCTTCATCGTAACCGAGGGCCGGGTCCGGGTGATGCTTGGCGAGACGGCCCATACCGTGAATAAGGACGAGAGTTTTTACGTGCCGGGAATGGTCCCACACTCCATCTGGAACGACGGCGGGGAGACGGCCAAGGTCATAAAGCTGAACGTGCTGCCTGAATAA
- a CDS encoding AlkZ-related protein, translated as MGDIQAWLIQNGILLCNQNPELPALEDIGCTWRDAMELIDKHLVFYSKAYKKRTAYLSPEAYRLIKVLRPQRPMSGPARELYSMIEENPGADAAFLKSACAMESKDYRAGMDFLLQNLYVTAIASGRELNENWSELLYCTAGEWERLAPAIVPAEDPKGRLWELVGGVMTEKQFKSLIR; from the coding sequence ATGGGAGATATACAGGCCTGGCTCATCCAAAACGGTATACTGCTCTGCAATCAGAACCCTGAACTTCCGGCCCTTGAGGATATAGGCTGCACATGGAGGGACGCTATGGAGCTGATAGACAAGCACCTTGTGTTCTACTCCAAGGCCTATAAAAAGCGCACGGCCTATCTGTCCCCCGAGGCGTACCGCCTCATAAAGGTCCTACGGCCCCAACGGCCAATGAGCGGCCCGGCCCGGGAACTATACAGTATGATTGAGGAGAACCCCGGGGCGGACGCGGCGTTCCTTAAAAGCGCCTGCGCCATGGAGAGTAAGGACTACCGGGCAGGGATGGACTTTTTGCTGCAAAACCTCTATGTTACCGCCATAGCCAGCGGCAGGGAGCTCAATGAGAACTGGTCGGAGCTCCTGTACTGCACGGCGGGGGAGTGGGAGCGGCTGGCTCCGGCCATAGTCCCGGCGGAGGACCCGAAGGGGCGTTTGTGGGAGCTTGTGGGCGGCGTTATGACCGAGAAACAGTTTAAATCGCTGATAAGATGA